From the genome of Astatotilapia calliptera chromosome 3, fAstCal1.2, whole genome shotgun sequence:
ATCtaatttgttaaaaaataaaatccaacacTTGCAAAAAATGAGTATGAAGATGCCGTATTTTGGTTCCTGTTGGTTCCTGAAATGTTCCTGTTAGGCCTTTTTGGGAGAAACAAAAAGGTATCCCTTTTTTAGTGTAAGTCCTTCTAAGCAACCATATTAAGCTGCTGGGCAGGGCTCTATATTGATTAGTTTAGAGGCATAGCTCAAgagtaggggtgggcgatagaaatgatatacgatagaaacgatataaatttggccaacgatagagattttgactatatcgctctatcacattatcatctgcaaattatggcgggcgacaatcatagcaaagagatgaagcacttttgaaatatggggaaagccaaaaactgcgcttcctgcacttccgtaacattgattcattaatgttgaattctcttgcagctgttctattcccatgttgttgcagtatattaataactaaccttgtattgtgtattttcctgactgaagtttggcccgtgtatagcatcctgctatgcgattgcgtttgtccctaaccaccagaatccctcgcGTTAAcctttatcgagtggaaaaaaagttggcgttcatcctccagcttctctgTGCTAatacgtagcacaacattatataccaggtagtccaacttcagtaaccctgcaaacgccactgctgtttagttttctgtcttcatttatgttggaagtggtaaaggagctgtacgttttaattagtttcaaaaatctctcagtcagaacatggtatgaaatgtttaggcgtaaactagcgagctaacttcctgttaacttctgactccgttaaatttaataaattctgttttcatggatgtaaAACTTAATAGTTACATCcaataaagcagcaacactgatgattaaattaaagatgaaagaatttagaccgtttgtaactctcagtgtttgtttgactttgggactgaagcggacggagttttggacccagattactccgcgaagctcctcaccacggcagccataatgctctgacaatccatcaagctgtgcggcttaccaaagttgtactaaaacattttttaacagatttctgcacgccaaaatcggttcgaggtcagtaagcacaaccagaattcacacataaggcacactctcgatttttgagaaaattaaaggattttaagtgtgccttatagtgtggaaaatacgttatacagaagaaaagaatatatcatgacatatatcgttaccgcacatgcttcaaattatatcgcgatatgaattttaggccatatcgcccagccctactcaaGAGTAACTAGAAGTGTGACATAGCTTTGACTTTTGGCGGGCAATTTGGTGCTACTTGTGTAGTGTATTTTCCAAAAGCAGCCAAGCTTGAGCTTGGAGAAAGTTGGAAAAACCCCAAGACATCCAAGGTCAATTGCTTCAACTGAGTTTGATTGTATTGTGACATTTTTTAAGAATTTGCTCATGACATGTGTCAACAggcattttcatcatttttcatttctggatatttttagatattaattatttttctgaACTCATCACTCCTTGAAGAATAGAGTAGAAAACAGAGACTTACTTCCCCCATTAAGAACAAGCACTTGACATACTCTGCTTTTATGGTCATAATTTCAGGAGAAAATGCCTCCCAAACGACCAAAGAACACAGGTGATATTAGGGACTTTTTTGCTAAGCAAAGGGTAAGTAAAAGCTAACAATGCTGCAGTGTTATCGCTTCCCCATTTCTACTCTGTATCTATCAgccaaataattttatctgtgcttttctttttttgtttttgtttttcatcaggaCAGTcccagtggcagcagcagcagagcaagcATGCAGCCAGAGGGACCTAAATCCCCTCAGGTGAGGTCTTATGTTGATGTGAAAATATCTAATTGAGTAATAAATACACTTCTAAGTTTTTGAAATGTCCGTGTAGCTtatcagtcatccaggtcatcatagtctaaggagctttggaaagaaaagcatctggacttctttgagacATTTCACCTCATTTATATTTCACCTTAATATCTGTCATTTGTGCAGGGATTTACACCAGTTCCACGATGTGTGAAGAAGGAAAATGACAGTGATTCCATTGTAAGTATATCCTGTTACATTACATGAGTATTTTGCTCTGCCTTGCTTTTTAAGCACCACTCTGTTTCTAACCATCTCTTTAATTTCCTCTAGGTCCAACACTCACATGAATTCACAGTGAAATTTGGTCAAGATAGTTATGAATATACTGTTCAGTGTGATCAGCTTTGCACAGTTCTAGAAGCCATAAAATCAAATGAGGAATGCAATGAGAAGATTAAGTGTGACGATGAGAATATTATCATTCAGTTAGGTAAAGAGGATAAGAAGTCAATTGTTGCAACACATTTCCCCTGTTCTTGTATTGATGATGGTGAGTGTCTGATCATATCACATAGAGCAGAAAAAGTTGAAGGTGAAGTCCAACATTCCAAAATAGTGTATCCAAAAGAGCACTATTCTGTCTTCTATATAGACACAGTTGGTGGGCTacacactaaaaaaaagaaactttttaaaaataatgatgtAAAACAGTTCAAGAACCTCTGTGTTTATGGAGAAAAGGGAATAACTGTGGCTGAGGCTCTGAAGAGAGACGGTCGCTTCATTGATGACCTTGGTAACTTTGAGCTGTCCAACAATCAAGATCCCAAACGCCTCACTGTATGCACACAAAAGGTGGAAAAACTACACGAGATACAATTTAAGATACGCCTtccaaaagataaaaaaaaaattaaaaatgaaaagctgcAAGAAAGCCCATCAAAAAATTCTCAAaggaaatgtgaaagaaaatcagAGTCAGAGATTATCGATTTAACACGACAGGAGGGAATCCGTGTAAAAACAGTGATAGAAACCAGCAGTGATGTTGATAGAGACAAGATTTATGAACTACTGCGTGAGCAGTTTCCAGATCTGAAACGGTGGATGGAGCGTAGATTCCCTGGTGATTCTTTCCAGGAAGCACTGAACCTCACAAAGGAGAACTTTGGAAAGATCCAACAGTCCTTCAGTCAAGTTCACAGAGTCAGGAAGCTGCTAGAACTGGGAAAGTCAGTTTGTAAAATCAATTTTAACAATTCGTCTGTGGGAACAGGCTTTGTGCTGTTTGATACTTTCGTCCTGACTAACGCACATTTGTTTAAAGGTTGCGTTGAAGGAAGGAAGCTGCAGCAGGATGCAgaagtgtttgctttttttgacTATGAGGAGCCTGAGCCAGAAACAAAGTTCTACTACTTTAGAGCAGAGAATACATTCATTGACTTTGATGCTGAGCTAGATTATGCAGTTCTGGAGCTCAACCCTGAAGGCTCAAAACCAAACCAGCGAACAAGAGCACAGAACATAAAGGTACCACCAGGGCTGCTCAGCAAGGTTGGACCACTGCCTGCCAATGGTGAAGCCTGCATCATTGGACACCCAGAAGGGCGAGTAAAAGAAATGGATCCTACATGTATCATTGAGACAGAGAAGAGAGCGCAGGCTGCTGATGATTATTTAAGTCAGTACAAAAACCCATTAATCATAAAATCACTCAGCGATCATGTCAGAAAGCAAGGCATTGAAAACATATTGGAGGGTGGATATAAAGCAGGAAAAGTAGCGACCTACCACACTTTCATGTATCACGGTTCCTCTGGTTCTCCAGTGTTTGATGGTCTTGGCAGAGTTTTTGGTTTACACACTGGAGGATTTACCTAtggttttacaaaaaaagatgaGAGTGTCATTGAGTATGCCCATCCTCTAATTATGATATTTGAAAAGTTTGTGAGTAATCTGAAGGAGAGTGGAAATAACGAGCTGTTGAGAAGAGTTGAAAAGGCAACaaaagaaaactcacacctcATAGAGAAACTCAACCCTCAGGAGCCAATGGACACCAGTTAAATATTAAGATTAGAGTCTCTGTCGGCATGTGGCAAACCACTTCTGGCTGCATGGACCATCCATTAATAATTATAGGACTGATCACATAGGACTTCATCTGAACCTGTGCCTTTTGGGACCTGTACTGTAAGACACATGAGGATTCAGGGCTAAGTGAGGCAACTTTATCCCAGGGTTTTAGCATCAAAATGTCAGTTCTTATTGAGATACACCACCATCAAAGCTTTTACTGCAGACATAACTTCCtgcagaataaaataatatctgAGATAATAGATACAGGACCACAGAGTACTGGATAAGGGAGACTGCTGCTGTTGAtatttgcttaaaaacaaaagcaaaaacaggataataatagcaccaaatcacaacaaccgtgaactttaaaaataaataaataaaactaacataaaaacggtattgtgaaataaataagTATTTTTACCAGAATGAATAAAATCccacattttttgttattttttatctgacattttttatactgtatatatttttaaacccaTATGGCAAAAGGTTTTCTGTCAAACATATTTTTCTAAAGTTTGGTATAAAAGTTGTTGTGGCAAATATTCCCAAAGAAAATGTCCAAGTGAGcaacactgttttgtttgtttgtttgttctttttaccTGTTATTTGAGTGATGACTCCATTAAAAAGCAACTGCTAAAACCAccttatgtatgtgtgtttgtagctCGTAATCCATGTTGTAGCAATAAATGTGTAAGTTCAATTCTTATATATTAACTAAAACTAACATCAACATTTCTGATCATGTTAGGGTGGTTTAATTGTATTTCTTGAAACTTCACACATCCAGAGTGgaaatatatttgtatttattgcaCTTTAACATTAAAGTGCAAATTGCACCCAGGACAGAAGGATTTTTCGTTTGGatattatttgttaaaaaacagAACCGAAATAAATGATTAAGTCTTTAGCACATCTACTTGTAGTTTAAATATAGTAATCATACAGTATATTCACTATCTTTCTTTTAATtccaataaatgtttttgtttaaataacatGTCTTAATGAGATAAATGTATTATATCAGGTTCTTTGCATAATTTACTTTtgcttactttttaaaatacttcTTTAGTTGACCAAATTAGGAATTAGCCAGTTGCACTTTGAAAGCTAGCTGAACATCCTTGCTTTTGTTTGCATAGTGCTGCTCGGTCATGTGACATCAAAACACgagaggggagaggaggagcaAACAGTGGCTGTGTCTCAATTAAGAGaccgcacgcttgaagtacgcgcactatgcgtactacgtacggtgcgtactataagtacgagaagtgcggaagtgagaggcttgtgaaatgggacggtctagcctttgtcgcgctgttcaggttgcctagcaaccatgatactaaccgtgagaaacgttacatacagctttgtgtgacagaaatgaaggagaaaaaatgttttgttggtcattcatttttgtcatgacatcgctttgattagttgagtatctgaggctgagaccacgggactgtaaaacatgattgttgggcttcatttctgtactgaacagtcatttcaagatcagttagtaaataacaattagctaatgttgttcatgagactaaaatcacctcactgtggtaatgtaaatataatatggccaatattatatttattgtcagattattatgatatattacagcagtgagcttgaactCTGGGTCAAatattcaagttgcagttatttatatttcctatcaccttaaatcttcactcaaagaacagtatctttgacagtgtatatatgGATTAATTAtacataagagacaaatattgttagtttaatatgttggcattactaaatttggctcaatgcttaaaTACAagtgtaaaaaggaaaatgtacgagctgtgataactgtttctgatagaatgaagagtagactgatatattaaatattcctttattgggtgagaaaatcagaccatgtcataactgctttaagtcatacagaatagatatcagagccttaaacatgctgacttctgctaaatgggtcaaactgggcagaaagtatccaaacacataacatccttatagaatatgatgtaacactatagatcaacttacctcagaatatataaagcatatcaacaattacagcaatatgatgcaacaaacacagcagtgctactaatccaaaatactcaaagcttcatagaactgaaacaaacatttatttttaggtccattctgctgctgatacatactttaggtttctgaatattaaacttgttgctgcctttcatagtgtgtaacttgaaggccctgagtactttctcccacactgaaaacactggaatgatcaaattatttgaacattacctaataagactgattcaggacagaaaattagttattttaaactttcctagcagtccttcacaaacagggaacagtctgtctattctctccatctgtcagctgctgctggctcttcctcttcctcacacactgctgagtagggatgggtatcgtttaggttttatccgataccggtgccaaaccggtacttttgaaacggtgccggtgcttaaacggtgctcaaatcggtgcttaaagaatggagaacacaaactttgtccaaaaacctctcatgttcagctgtttttttgtaaaaagataacaatgttagccttttctgcagctatggggcatatatggtatcactcttggctggaagcagtgcttaaacaatggaaaaaacacaaactttgtccaaaaacctctcatgtttaactgttttccacttcttctttggtcattttagcctttttggccagggtgaagggagtattgTCGCGGTTCGAAGTTTGAGGAAGAGACATACGACTGAAAGTCCATAGTGGGTcaacacaaattattttattaaaacacacagaTAGTACAGTGTGGGAAGTCGGTCTTCGTCTCTCTGCCCGTTACAGAAAGCTTTATAGCCTTTTATGATGTCAGTACAATTCCCAGAACTCATCTTCCCAGAACAACAACCCTTTCCCAGACttgaaaccagatgtttccactcATCGGTATTTGGGAACATAAACAATTGTGTATCCGAGTGTGCAGTTGTTGTGAGATTGTGGGATTGTGGGTCCAGGCCAACTAAAGTTCGAGTGTCCTCATTTGACTTTATCATGCCTGGACCTTATGCTGGTGCTTACACATGATAGAGCATTGTATCTAGAATTATATTGTAGCAGCTTTactaaatgataaatgataCATGATAATATTGATGATAAACTGATGCAGACtaatgaagtaataatgaaataatgacaGTGCATGTAAATGATAAAACAGTGACATTAAAATAACATTCCTTGTCCTAacagtatctgccatcaaacaagaagacagccgcatgtagctatgatgatgtttgctagttcaccttacatgcattaatgtaataatgtggttagcctactcaacgtaaattacacacgaacaacattaagctactcacgctgAGAAGAACGGcttctgctgccatcatcatccatcatcatttctgctacactgggagggctaggggccaggactctcctcttcgggtttttgggggatgttgctccgggtccgataactggcaacccacccgcaatAGATGTgcccggtgtgaggtctcgcaggaagctatcaaatacggcgcatttctcggcttttaaaaaaaatgctatgcgtcgccaggtgtttcatcggatttgaggtgttacctcctttgacaatatcacagtatcagcttaaagcacttgttgctgctgagtttgcatcttttgctgtgaagtacagccagacttttgaccgcttcgccttgggcatttttaatctgtagctctgctctaaaagaacgtatgtacctggacccgcctactatcctcggaaacgtaaaatgattggctagaatctaaagtgtatcacagctcaggaaaaaaaagcaccgaaataaagcaccgaaatgtgtgctgcttttcggtctggtcactaccgtttatgtcagaaccggtgccatcatggcaccggacaccggtacccatccctactgctgaatttgtcctggtggatcatcaggggagcaaagcctcacagatgatgtgcagcagtgggtccctcagtctgtcctcactctggacacttgcagttgtcacacatggaaatcaaatgtgtgataagctgcaggattcaaacaca
Proteins encoded in this window:
- the LOC113019424 gene encoding protein FAM111A-like encodes the protein MPPKRPKNTGDIRDFFAKQRDSPSGSSSRASMQPEGPKSPQGFTPVPRCVKKENDSDSIVQHSHEFTVKFGQDSYEYTVQCDQLCTVLEAIKSNEECNEKIKCDDENIIIQLGKEDKKSIVATHFPCSCIDDGECLIISHRAEKVEGEVQHSKIVYPKEHYSVFYIDTVGGLHTKKKKLFKNNDVKQFKNLCVYGEKGITVAEALKRDGRFIDDLGNFELSNNQDPKRLTVCTQKVEKLHEIQFKIRLPKDKKKIKNEKLQESPSKNSQRKCERKSESEIIDLTRQEGIRVKTVIETSSDVDRDKIYELLREQFPDLKRWMERRFPGDSFQEALNLTKENFGKIQQSFSQVHRVRKLLELGKSVCKINFNNSSVGTGFVLFDTFVLTNAHLFKGCVEGRKLQQDAEVFAFFDYEEPEPETKFYYFRAENTFIDFDAELDYAVLELNPEGSKPNQRTRAQNIKVPPGLLSKVGPLPANGEACIIGHPEGRVKEMDPTCIIETEKRAQAADDYLSQYKNPLIIKSLSDHVRKQGIENILEGGYKAGKVATYHTFMYHGSSGSPVFDGLGRVFGLHTGGFTYGFTKKDESVIEYAHPLIMIFEKFVSNLKESGNNELLRRVEKATKENSHLIEKLNPQEPMDTS